The Henckelia pumila isolate YLH828 chromosome 2, ASM3356847v2, whole genome shotgun sequence genome includes a window with the following:
- the LOC140879087 gene encoding uncharacterized protein — MWYVIIDESMKILKANITIDISNGEPQMVEKHRSEWTIENKKKANFDNVARKDILYKILDKSMLSKIKTCITAKEFWEKLTQLCEDNDQTKENKLIVAIQKFDNVKMKPGEIMSEFDERFSNIVCELTTLGKSYSNHKIALK; from the coding sequence atgtggtatGTCATCATAGACGAATCCATGAAGATCCTCAAAGCTAACATTACAATAGACATATCCAATGGTGAGCCTCAAATGGTTGAAAAACACAGATCTGAGTGGACCATTGAGAACAAAAAGAAGGCGAACTTTGACAACGTTGCCAGAAAGGACATTCTTTACAAGATCCTGGATAAGAGCATGCTCAGCAAAATCAAGACTTGCATCACCGCAAAGGAGTTTTGGGAAAAGCTCACACAGTTGTGTGAAGACAATGACCAAACCAAAGAGAACAAGCTCATTGTAGCCATCCAGAAATTTGACAATGTAAAGATGAAGCCAGGAGAAATCATGTCTGAGTTTGACGAACGGTTTAGCAATATCGTTTGTGAACTTACTACTTTAGGAAAGTCATACTCTAACCATAAAATTGCTTTGAAGTGA
- the LOC140883912 gene encoding transcription termination factor MTEF1, chloroplastic codes for MPPAAAAAVLGSSICFSSPKSASCSSEQQSNLLTAKPKTLLHDHPLYHPTHANISLQFKEKVLCLEILGVDSGRALAQNPSLRAASLHSIHDIVTFLQSKGILLKDLGRIFGMCPKVLTSDIKSELDPVFHFLSLDLKVPDQNFRKVINKCPRLLISSVRDQLKPALFYLHRLGFKDLRALAYQDPILLVSSVEKTLIPKLNYLVSLGFSKSDAVGMFLRCPSLFTFSVEGNFKPKFEYFAKEMKGSLEELGRFPQYFAFSLEKRIKPRHAEIVQRGVEVPLPLMLKATDEEFNELLVSQGSR; via the coding sequence ATGCCaccggcggcggcggcggcggtcTTGGGCTCTTCCATCTGCTTCTCTTCTCCGAAATCGGCCTCGTGTTCATCGGAACAACAGAGCAACCTTTTGACTGCCAAACCCAAAACACTCCTACATGACCATCCACTCTACCATCCAACCCACGCTAACATTTCCCTCCAGTTCAAAGAAAAAGTCCTTTGCCTAGAAATCTTGGGCGTCGACTCCGGCCGTGCCCTGGCGCAGAACCCGTCTCTCCGCGCAGCTTCGCTCCATTCGATCCACGACATAGTCACCTTCCTCCAGTCCAAAGGCATCCTTCTCAAAGATCTAGGCAGGATCTTTGGCATGTGCCCCAAGGTTCTGACTTCAGACATAAAATCTGAACTCGACCCCGTGTTTCATTTCTTATCCTTGGATCTCAAAGTCCCTGATCAGAATTTTCGAAAGGTGATCAACAAGTGCCCAAGACTCTTGATTTCCAGCGTGAGAGATCAGTTGAAGCCAGCTCTATTCTATCTTCACAGACTAGGATTCAAGGATCTACGCGCTTTGGCTTATCAGGACCCCATTTTGCTGGTCTCCAGTGTCGAAAAAACGCTGATTCCGAAGCTGAATTATCTCGTTAGCTTGGGGTTCTCGAAATCTGATGCAGTGGGCATGTTCCTGAGATGTCCGAGTCTGTTCACTTTCAGCGTGGAGGGTAACTTCAAGCCGAAATTCGAGTACTTTGCAAAGGAAATGAAGGGGAGTCTAGAGGAACTGGGGAGGTTTCCTCAGTATTTTGCATTTAGTTTGGAGAAGAGGATAAAGCCTCGGCACGCAGAGATTGTACAGAGAGGCGTCGAGGTTCCACTGCCATTAATGTTGAAGGCTACTGATGAGGAATTCAATGAATTGCTCGTAAGTCAAGGGAGTAGATAA
- the LOC140879585 gene encoding pectate lyase-like codes for MALRNRKILLAVICVVSVAAALPRSSAKIAVFDEYLQRRSEESLEDSLKAFNPNPDEVTAEFNELVGRELVSENVTRRHLLQNGCKSTNPIDNCWRCDPKWAKNRKRLAECALGFGGRATGGRLGKIYVVTDPSDDNMDHPKPGTLRHAIIQPGPLWITFAHHMIIKLRQELIFTSHKTIDGRGAEVHIAYGAGFTLQFVKNIIIHNIWIHNTVPANGGMIRDSVDHIGLRTRSDGDAISIYSSSNIWIDHVSLSKGADGLIDVIEGSTAITISNCKFNHHNDVMLLGAHDTDSKDAIMQVTVAFNKFGIGCIQRMPRCRWGFFHVVNNDYAQWELYAIGGSAHPTIISQGNRFKASKNLYTKEVTKRDYATKDQWMKWQWRSEGDNFLNGAFFTESGPPMKQIKSSLKSNLIAFKPGSYAGRLTRFAGALKCRVGKPC; via the exons ATGGCTCTTAGAAACCGTAAAATATTGTTAGCCGTTATTTGCGTCGTCTCCGTCGCGGCTGCACTGCCACGGTCGTCGGCCAAAATCGCAGTTTTTGATGAGTATTTGCAGAGAAGGTCCGAAGAGTCTCTTGAGGATTCTTTGAAGGCGTTCAATCCTAATCCGGATGAAGTCACCGCGGAATTTAACGAACTTGTTGGCAG GGAGTTGGTAAGTGAGAATGTCACAAGGAGACACCTCCTCCAAAATGGTTGCAAGTCCACGAACCCCATCGACAACTGCTGGCGCTGCGACCCCAAATGGGCCAAGAATCGAAAGCGGCTAGCCGAGTGCGCCCTCGGCTTCGGCGGCCGTGCCACCGGCGGGAGACTAGGCAAGATCTACGTGGTCACGGACCCTTCGGACGACAACATGGACCACCCGAAACCGGGCACGCTCCGCCACGCCATCATCCAACCAGGGCCACTATGGATCACATTCGCCCACCACATGATCATTAAGCTCAGGCAAGAGCTCATTTTCACCAGCCACAAGACCATCGACGGCCGCGGGGCCGAAGTCCACATCGCTTACGGAGCCGGATTCACCCTCCAGTTCGTGAAAAACATTATAATACACAACATTTGGATACATAACACCGTCCCGGCCAACGGCGGGATGATCAGGGACTCCGTCGACCACATCGGCCTACGCACTAGGAGCGACGGGGATGCCATCTCCATCTATAGTTCGAGCAACATATGGATCGACCATGTGTCCTTGTCTAAAGGCGCAGATGGGCTCATTGATGTGATTGAGGGATCCACGGCTATAACTATATCTAACTGCAAATTCAACCATCACAATGAT GTGATGCTGTTGGGTGCACATGACACTGACTCCAAAGATGCAATAATGCAAGTGACTGTTGCATTCAACAAGTTCGGAATTGGTTGCATACAGAGGATGCCGAGGTGCCGATGGGGCTTCTTCCACGTCGTCAACAACGACTACGCCCAGTGGGAGCTCTACGCCATCGGCGGCAGCGCACATCCCACCATTATCAGCCAAGGCAACCGATTCAAGGCCTCCAAAAACCTTTACACCAAAGAG GTGACGAAGAGGGACTATGCGACGAAAGATCAGTGGATGAAATGGCAATGGAGATCGGAAGGTGACAATTTCTTGAATGGAGCATTCTTTACTGAATCCGGTCCACCAATGAAACAAATAAAATCGTCGCTGAAGAGTAACTTGATCGCCTTCAAGCCTGGCTCATACGCTGGCAGGCTCACGCGGTTCGCGGGTGCGCTCAAGTGCCGAGTAGGCAAACCATGCTAG